The genome window TGAACATTCTGGAAAGCCAGTGTGAAAATCCCGATTTGAAGGAAGTGGTTCATAAGGTGACCATGTCTATCAACGGTGGTTCCTCTTTGGCAGATGCTCTTTCCCAGCACCCGAAGGTGTTTAATACCTTGTACACCAACATGGTGGCTGCTGGTGAAGCTGGTGGTATTTTGGATGGCATTCTTGCACGTCTGGCAGATACCCTTGAAAATGGCGAACGCTTGAAGCGAAAGGTGAAGAAAGCTCTGACTTACCCGGTGATGTTGATCATCGTGGGTGTGTTGGTGGTGATCGCTTTGATGACCTTCGTGGTGCCGACCTTCGCAGAACAGTTCGCTGCTCTTGATGCTGAACTTCCTGCTCCGACTCAGATCGTGATGAACATTTCTGACTTCTTGCGCGATAATGGTGCCGTGCTCTTCATTATGGTGGTGATTATTGGTGTCGCGTTCAAGATGGCTTTGAAGGTTCCATCCTTCAAGTTTGCTTGGGACGGGCTTATGCTGAAAGTTCCGAAATTAGGTGACCTTCAGGTAAAGTCTGCTACTGCAAGCTTTGCCCGTACTTTGGGCACGCTTTTGAATGCCGGTGTGTCTGTGATGGACTCTCTGAAGGTGGTGGCGTCAACGGTTTCAAACAAAGTCATTGAAAAGGCTATTGGAAAAATTTCCATTGGTATTGCAGGTGGTAAATCCATTGCGGAACCTATGGAAGAATGCCACTTGTTCCCGCCCATGGTGATTCAGATGACCGGTGTGGGCGAAAAGACTGGTAACTTGGGCGGTATGCTCCTGAAATTGGCTGACTTCTATGATGAAGAAGTGGATGCGGCTGTGGATGGGGTTGTGGGCATGATGGAACCCTTGATCATCGTTTTCCTCGGTGGTGCTGTGGGTGGCTTGCTCATCGCTATGTACATGCCGATGTTCTCCATGTCTGATAATGTTAAGGGGTAAACTCCTTAGTTTACGGAATGAAGATTTGTTGCAAAAGACCGCGGAATATCGCGGTCTTTTGCGTTTTATCACAGGTTGAATACATTCGATACAGTATGAATCTAAATGATTGCCGCTTGTTTTGCGAGAGGTCTTTTTTTAGGGTATATTATGGTCATAAAACAAGAGGTTCAATATGAAGTCTAAAATCCTTCTCCCGATCATTACTGCTGCTCTTTCTATGAGCATGTTCGCCGCTTGCTCTGATGATAGCAGCTCTCCCTCCAATCCGACTGTCAATCCTGACAATCCGGTTGTAGACCCGAGTAATCCGGAAATTGATCCCAATACTCCCGTTGTTGACCCGAACAATCCGGTTGTCGATCCGAATGCTCCTGTGGTGGACCCGAACACCCCGGTCGTGGATCCTAATACTCCCGTTGTTGACCCGAATACTCCGGTTGTCAATCCAAACACTCCGACTGTAGAACTTGATCCGGATGCTCCAAAGGATGCAAATGGCAAGATTACCAGCAAGATCTTTGACGATTCTGGATTGGCTAAGCTTCCTAACAACGATACCGTTCATGTGGATAACAAGTCCGATTACAACTACTATGGTGCGGAACTTTCTGGTAAGGATCAGTTCACTTATGGTCGTTTCGAAGCTCGCATGAAGATGGCTTCCATTTCCGGTTCCGTCAGCTCCATGTTCCTGTATTACGATAATTCCTATATGTTGGAAGATGAACCCTGGAATGAAATCGATATTGAAGTTCTGGGAAGAAATCCTGGCCAGTGGCAGTCCAATATCATTACCCGCTATCCGAATGAAGAAGGACAGAAGGCTCACAAGAATATCACTTCCGAATATATCCACCAGTTTGGGGATAACTCCACTGAGAATTTCCACCTGTTTGGTATGATCTGGACTCCGGAATACATCGCCTGGGAAATTGACTCTGTGGAAATTCGTCGCGACTATTATGGTCAGACCCGCACTGAAAAGAATGGCCCTGAACAGGATCAGGTGGCTTTCATGACCATGGAACAGTCCTTGCGCTTTAACTTGTGGTCTTCTGCAAGCACTGGCTGGGTGGGTAAATTTACCGGTGGCGAACTGGCTGATGGTCCTGTGGAACAGCTCATTGACTATGTCCGCGTTTACGATTATGACCCTGCCACCAAGGGCTTTGTGCTGAACTGGCAGGATGATTTCGATGGTGACGCCTTGGATAAGGCTCGCTGGAAGACTGGTAACTGGAAAATGGAAAATGTCATGCTGTCCCCCAACAATGTGGTGGTTGCTGATGGCTACTGCAAGCTTTTGCTGAGCCGCGTGCTTAAGACGGAAGATACCGCCAAGTAGAGTCTCCTAACAGACAACCGAAAAAGCTCTGGAGTAATCCAGGGCTTTTTTGTATATTGTTTAGGGGTTGATATGAAACGAGTTCTTTTCTTTATCTGTATGATGGCTGTGGCTTGCCTTGCTGCCGGCAAAAGAGTCCAGTCTAGGATGGGCGATATTTGGCTGTATAAGGATAAAACTGAAAAAGAAACTTCGTGCCAATTGGCCTTTGGGGAAGAGGCATCCATTGTAGAGATTGGCAAAGATCAAGTTCTCATTAAGTCTAGAGATCGTGATTGCCAGGGCTGGACGCGAAAAAATCAATTGGAATACGTTCCCCAGAAAAAGTCCTCTATTATTTTGGATGAAATCCCACTATGTTGCCTTGGCCCCTGTTCTTTTCCTAGTGAAGAAGAAGTGCGTGCGTCTCGTTTTCAATTTGCGGAGCAGGTGGCGGATTTTTACAAGGATTCCACTTTCATTGCTGTAGTGGACTCTAGCGAGGTTTTTAAAAAGAAAGTTGAATCTTTTAGGGATTCCCTCTATCGCTTTTATGTGACTCATCCAGAAGACTCTGTGGAACATAGGAGTTTTGTGGAGAGTCTTATACCCTTCCCCCATCCAAGAAATATGGAGATTGCCCGTATGGAATGGGATGATGTTTTGGAAGGAATTCTTGATGATGAAAATGCCAGGTATGGTTATGTGATTGGTATGGGAGATGTTTTGTTTGACTCCCTTTATCAAGCGAATTATGAACAAATTCATAATTCATTAGACAGTCTTTCCCCAGAAAACAGGCGCTTGATTCAACTGGTGTTGATTCGTTACGAAATGATTTTGTTGAGAGACGAAAAGGAACGCCGTGAATTGACGGAAAGGGCGCGGCCACTTGCGGATTCTGTCGCTCGCGAAAATAAGAACGTGAATTCCTGGCACTTGGCTGGAATTCCGGAGCGGTTGGGTCGTGTGGCCTATGTAAAAAAGTATTCCTTCTATTTTGCACATGGATTTTTCAATACCCATTTGTTTAGCGATAAGCGTTCCCTTGAAGGAGGGCTTTTGGGCTGGGAGTTTTACCTTGGTGGCACGACCCGCATAGGGGATTTCGCTCTTTATGATGGCTTGGCCGCTGGCTTTAAAAAAGATGGTTCTGGAACATTCATTCTTGATGCTGGACTCATGTATAGGCCCAATCTTCCCTTTGGCCATTTGTGGTCTATCCAACCGGAATTCGGTGGGGGAGGTATTTTTATTTCAGATGATATAGTGCCTTATTATTTTGGTGGCATCCGCTATGAACGGGCGAAAAAATCTGGAGGAACTGAAGAAGGGCCTGCGGGGTATCTCAATGGTTGGAACGTGGGTGTTTCCGCCAAGATGATTGGAACTGATTTGGTAGGCGTAAAACTGGATCTTCGCTGGACGATTCGCGGATAAAACTTGTTGTTTTTTTTCTAAATTTATCCCCGAAAAATTTAAAAGGGATAAACCATGGCAACTATGACTTCTGCGCAAGTGCGCGAATCCTTTATCAAGTTCTTTGAATCCAAGGAACACTTGTTCGTCCGCAGCTCCCCGGTGGTTCCTCACGACGACCCCACCTTGATGTTCACCAACGCTGGTATGAACCAGTTCAAGGCAATCTTCCTGGGTGACAATCCCAAGGGCTGGAAGCGAGCTTGCAACAGCCAGAAGTGCCTCCGCGTTTCCGGTAAGCATAACGACCTGGACGTTGTGGGTCGCGACAACTACCACCACACTTTCTTCGAAATGCTGGGCAACTGGTCTTTCGGCGACTACTACAAGAAGGAAGCTATCGCTTGGGCATGGGAACTCTTGACCGAAGTCTGGAAACTCCCCAAGGAACGTCTCTTTGCAACTGTTTACGAAGACGATGACGAAGCATGGCAGATCTGGAAGGACGTTTCCGGTCTTCCCGATGACCGCATCATGCGTTTTGACGCTCACTCCAACTTCTGGGAAATGGGCGATACCGGTCCTTGCGGCCCCTGCTCTGAAATCCACTACGACCGCGGCGACCTTGCTACCCAGATGGAAACCTTCAAGGACCCGATCCTGGGCGTGAACGGCGAAAACGACCGTTACATCGAAATCTGGAACAATGTGTTCATGCAGTATGAACGCATCAGCGACGGTTCCCTCATTCCGCTGAAGGCCAAGAACGTTGATACCGGTATGGGTTTCGAACGTATCTGTGCCATCCTTCAGGGCAAGCGCAGCAACTACGACACCGACGTGTTCACCCCGATTATTTCCAAGGTGGCTGAACTTTCTGGTGTTCCTTACACCGACGACGAAAACGGTACTCCCCACCGCGTGATCGCAGACCACATCCGCGCCGTTTCTTTCGCTATTGCCGATGGCGCTCTTCCCTCCAACGAAGGCCGTGGCTACGTGCTCCGCCGCATTCTCCGCCGTGCAAGCCGCTTTGCCCGTCTCCTCGGTCAGAAGGAAGCCTTCATCTACAAGCTGGTTCAGGTTTTGGCCGATACCATGGGCGAAGCCTTCCCGGAAATTCGTGAACGTCAGGCTTTCGTTACCGAAGTTATCAAGAGCGAAGAAGACCGCTTCATCAAGACTCTGGACGCAGGTCTCGAACGTTTCGAATCTATCGTTGCTGAAATGGGCGACTCCAAGGTCGTGCCCGGCGACAAGGTCTTCGTTCTCTATGATACCTACGGATTCCCGCCGGACCTCACTGGCATCCTCGCCGAAGAAAAGGGCCTCACCATCGATGAAGCCGGTTTCGAAAAGTGCATGGAAGAACAGAAGGAACGTGCCCGCGCCAACATGAAGCAGGGCATCAACACCATGGGTACCGAAGGCTGGACCCAGTACTCCGAAGCTTCCACCAAGTTCGTGGGCTACGATCTGTCTGCTTGCGAAGCCAAGGTGGTCCGCTATCGTGAAGACAAGGGTGTTCTCTCCATCGTTCTGGAAACCTCTCCGTTCTACGCAGAAATGGGTGGCCAGGTTGGCGATAAGGGTACTCTCGTTTCCAAGGATCTTGAAATTTCTGTGTTCGACACCGTGAAGGTGAACGACACCGCTATCTGCCGCGGTAAGGTGGTGAAGGGTGTTGCCAACGAAGAAACCATGGGCGCTGTGTTCATGGCTACCGTCGACAACGAACGCCGTATGGATATCCGCCGCAACCACTCTGCAACTCACTTGATGCAGGCTGCTCTCCGTTCTGTGCTTGGCTCTCATGTCCAGCAGCAGGGTAGCTTGGTGACTCCGGATTCTCTCCGTTTCGACTTTACTCACTTCAATGCCATGACCGCCGAAGAAATCCAGAAGGTGGAAGACATGGTGAACGCCAAGGTGATGGAATGCCTGCCGGTACATACCGACGTCATGGGCGTGGACGAAGCTAAGGCTTCTGGCGCCATGGCTCTCTTCGGCGAAAAGTACGGCGAAGAAGTCCGCGTGGTCAAGATGGGTGCTTCCGGCGAGGAATTCTCCAAGGAACTTTGCGGTGGCTTGCATGTTTCCAATTCCGGTAACATCGGCATGGTAAAGATCATCAGCGAATCCAGCGTTTCTGCCGGTGTCCGCCGTATCGAAGCTGTCACTGGCCGCGGTGCTATGAACATGCTCCGCTCCGGCGCTCAGATTGTGAACTCCCTCCGCGATCGCCTCCGCTGCAAGGATGTTGAAGTTCTGGATCGTATCCAGCAGTCCTTCGAAAAGACCCAGGCTCTTGAAAAGAGCCTCCAGGCAGTGAAACTTGAACTTGCAACCCTCGCCGCTGCAGACTTGCTGAAGGACGCTACCGACGTTAAGGGTGTCAAACTCTTCGTTCGCGAGCTGGCTATCGCTGACGACAAGTACAAGGAACTCCTGGACGGCGTTCAGAACAAGCTGGACGTTGACTCTGTGGCTGTGATTGCTAACAAGGGTGAAGGCAACGGTAGTGTTGCTGTCATCGTGGGCAAGAACGTCCAGGGCAAGGGCGTCAAGGCTGGCGACATGGTGAAGGACCTGGCCGCTATTTGCGGTGGTAAGGGCGGTGGACGTCCGGACCGTGCTCAGGCCGGTACCCGCGAACCTGCTAAGATTTCTGCAGCTCTCGCTGAAGCAGAAAAGTGGGTCTCCGCTAAGCTGGGCTAATGGATTGCTCTAGCAAACGCAACAGCTTGTTTAAATTACTTCGATTGGCCTTGGACGAAAATCCGTCCAAGGCTTTTCTTGATGGATTTCCGATGTTGACTGCCGAGGAATGGCAGGATGTCTATGAACAGGCGGGCAAGCAGACTCTTCTTGGCGTTGCGTATTCGGGTGTTGGGAAACTCCCCTTGAACTTTTATTTCAATGGAGCTGTGAAGCGGAAACCCTTCAAGGCTTGAATGAATTGATGAACAAGGAATCTGTTCGGCTGACGAAATTGTTTGAATCATGCGGCCGTCGTTCAGTGATTTTAAAAGGGCAGGCCAATGCTCGATTGTATCCCGATCCTTTTTCCCGCCAACCAGGGGATATAGATATCTGGGTCAGCGGAGGGAAACCAGACGTATTGCAACTGCTTGATGATTTGAAGCTACAGATGGATGTTTCTCCTTCGGCTTATCATGCGCAACTGAAAAAGAATGAAAAATGGAATAACGGTAGAAGTTCATTTCTGTCCGTCATCAGGAAATTTCAATCCTGTAACGACAAAACGGATGATGAAATTTCTGGAGTCGGAACTGGAAAACAGCATCCTTGCGGAGGAGGGATTCTATGTTCCTTCCAATAAATTCGCGTTGGTAATGCAACTGTCACATATCCAGCGACATTTTGTCGTTGAAGGTGTTGGATTAAGACAATTGATGGATTACCATGTGTTGCTGACTCTTTCTACGGAAAAAGAAAGAAGAGAAGTAGCTGCCGTTCTGGATGCGTTTGGTTTGAAACCGATGGCGGGTGCGGTCATGTGGCTACTGCATAAAACATTAGGCTTGTCTGAAAATAATTTCCTTTGTGAACCAGATGCAGGACGGGGGAGGAAGCTTCTTGCAGAAACGATGCACACTGGAAATTTTGGGGGACATGGTGATGGCCTTCAAAAAAAATGGCTTTTCTGGTGGATGGAACGGCGTGCTAGAAATTTGAAGAACATGTTCTTCAATCCGGCAGAAATCTTTTTTGCTGAAATTTGTTACTGGATAAAGATGGTCAAGAAAACGCCCGTAAGAATCAGACTGCGTAAAATTTCCCTTAGGGGAGAAAAGTGGTGGTTGTCTAGGCGAATTGTCCGAAGTATTTTTTCTCTTCGTTTAAATCCAACCCGCTAATTATTGTTTCCAAATTTTCGGCTTTTGCTATTTGCTGTTGGACAAATTCTTTTGTTCGTAAGGATTTGGCGTCTTCTATATGATGCCCTACGGTCTTCATGAATTTTTCGACCCTCTTCATGTT of Fibrobacter sp. UWR4 contains these proteins:
- a CDS encoding type II secretion system F family protein, translating into MAEFLYKASNAQGNKFDGVIEAKDKAEAEALLMRRRLIIESLKKKPTEIKIKFGSGIKPADISRFTRMFSSMSSAGLPMLQCLNILESQCENPDLKEVVHKVTMSINGGSSLADALSQHPKVFNTLYTNMVAAGEAGGILDGILARLADTLENGERLKRKVKKALTYPVMLIIVGVLVVIALMTFVVPTFAEQFAALDAELPAPTQIVMNISDFLRDNGAVLFIMVVIIGVAFKMALKVPSFKFAWDGLMLKVPKLGDLQVKSATASFARTLGTLLNAGVSVMDSLKVVASTVSNKVIEKAIGKISIGIAGGKSIAEPMEECHLFPPMVIQMTGVGEKTGNLGGMLLKLADFYDEEVDAAVDGVVGMMEPLIIVFLGGAVGGLLIAMYMPMFSMSDNVKG
- a CDS encoding family 16 glycosylhydrolase, whose translation is MKSKILLPIITAALSMSMFAACSDDSSSPSNPTVNPDNPVVDPSNPEIDPNTPVVDPNNPVVDPNAPVVDPNTPVVDPNTPVVDPNTPVVNPNTPTVELDPDAPKDANGKITSKIFDDSGLAKLPNNDTVHVDNKSDYNYYGAELSGKDQFTYGRFEARMKMASISGSVSSMFLYYDNSYMLEDEPWNEIDIEVLGRNPGQWQSNIITRYPNEEGQKAHKNITSEYIHQFGDNSTENFHLFGMIWTPEYIAWEIDSVEIRRDYYGQTRTEKNGPEQDQVAFMTMEQSLRFNLWSSASTGWVGKFTGGELADGPVEQLIDYVRVYDYDPATKGFVLNWQDDFDGDALDKARWKTGNWKMENVMLSPNNVVVADGYCKLLLSRVLKTEDTAK
- the alaS gene encoding alanine--tRNA ligase; protein product: MTSAQVRESFIKFFESKEHLFVRSSPVVPHDDPTLMFTNAGMNQFKAIFLGDNPKGWKRACNSQKCLRVSGKHNDLDVVGRDNYHHTFFEMLGNWSFGDYYKKEAIAWAWELLTEVWKLPKERLFATVYEDDDEAWQIWKDVSGLPDDRIMRFDAHSNFWEMGDTGPCGPCSEIHYDRGDLATQMETFKDPILGVNGENDRYIEIWNNVFMQYERISDGSLIPLKAKNVDTGMGFERICAILQGKRSNYDTDVFTPIISKVAELSGVPYTDDENGTPHRVIADHIRAVSFAIADGALPSNEGRGYVLRRILRRASRFARLLGQKEAFIYKLVQVLADTMGEAFPEIRERQAFVTEVIKSEEDRFIKTLDAGLERFESIVAEMGDSKVVPGDKVFVLYDTYGFPPDLTGILAEEKGLTIDEAGFEKCMEEQKERARANMKQGINTMGTEGWTQYSEASTKFVGYDLSACEAKVVRYREDKGVLSIVLETSPFYAEMGGQVGDKGTLVSKDLEISVFDTVKVNDTAICRGKVVKGVANEETMGAVFMATVDNERRMDIRRNHSATHLMQAALRSVLGSHVQQQGSLVTPDSLRFDFTHFNAMTAEEIQKVEDMVNAKVMECLPVHTDVMGVDEAKASGAMALFGEKYGEEVRVVKMGASGEEFSKELCGGLHVSNSGNIGMVKIISESSVSAGVRRIEAVTGRGAMNMLRSGAQIVNSLRDRLRCKDVEVLDRIQQSFEKTQALEKSLQAVKLELATLAAADLLKDATDVKGVKLFVRELAIADDKYKELLDGVQNKLDVDSVAVIANKGEGNGSVAVIVGKNVQGKGVKAGDMVKDLAAICGGKGGGRPDRAQAGTREPAKISAALAEAEKWVSAKLG
- a CDS encoding nucleotidyltransferase family protein translates to MKNGITVEVHFCPSSGNFNPVTTKRMMKFLESELENSILAEEGFYVPSNKFALVMQLSHIQRHFVVEGVGLRQLMDYHVLLTLSTEKERREVAAVLDAFGLKPMAGAVMWLLHKTLGLSENNFLCEPDAGRGRKLLAETMHTGNFGGHGDGLQKKWLFWWMERRARNLKNMFFNPAEIFFAEICYWIKMVKKTPVRIRLRKISLRGEKWWLSRRIVRSIFSLRLNPTR